The Parabacteroides sp. FAFU027 genome window below encodes:
- a CDS encoding UDP-N-acetylmuramoyl-tripeptide--D-alanyl-D-alanine ligase, with protein sequence MNIKSLYELYKKHPVVTTDSRNCPDSSIFIALKGDTFNGNEYAQQAIDKGCAYAIVDEVEYANDSNIILVDDCLETLQQLANYHRRQLTIPVIGITGTNGKTTTKELTSAVLGKKYNVLFTQGNLNNHIGVPLTLLKINSSHEIAVIEMGANHPGEIKTLVEIAEPDCGLITNVGKAHLEGFGSFEGVIRTKGEMYDYLRAKGGKIFIHNENEYLQKIADGIDKITYGEAEGLYIRGKMTGCSPYLALEWSHSDKKHQVTTQLIGGYNLTNALAAAAVGIYFGVSEENISEALTEYQPQNNRSQLKQTERNQLIIDAYNANPSSMQAAVTNFGQMEAAAKVLILGDMFELGENSAEEHQKVVDLISQYKFDVVLLCGENFATSKHNFKSYLSTADLLHYLQEYPINEATVLIKGSRGMKLEQTIEWL encoded by the coding sequence GTGAATATCAAATCCCTTTACGAATTGTACAAGAAGCATCCGGTAGTGACGACAGACAGTCGGAACTGTCCGGATTCTTCCATTTTTATCGCCCTGAAAGGAGATACTTTCAATGGAAATGAGTACGCACAACAGGCTATAGATAAAGGTTGCGCCTATGCGATTGTGGATGAAGTGGAATATGCCAATGACTCAAATATCATATTGGTCGATGATTGTCTGGAAACTTTACAGCAGCTGGCCAATTACCATCGTCGTCAACTCACGATTCCCGTTATCGGAATAACCGGAACGAATGGGAAAACAACAACCAAAGAGCTGACTTCGGCAGTGTTGGGTAAGAAGTATAATGTCCTTTTCACCCAGGGTAACCTGAATAATCATATCGGAGTTCCATTGACATTGTTGAAGATCAATTCGTCTCATGAGATTGCCGTTATCGAGATGGGGGCAAACCATCCCGGAGAAATCAAGACATTGGTTGAGATTGCTGAGCCGGATTGCGGCCTGATTACCAATGTAGGGAAAGCTCACCTTGAGGGCTTTGGCTCGTTTGAAGGAGTTATCCGTACAAAGGGAGAGATGTACGATTATCTGCGCGCTAAGGGTGGAAAAATATTTATTCATAACGAAAACGAATATCTACAAAAGATTGCAGACGGCATCGATAAAATCACTTACGGTGAGGCTGAGGGATTGTATATCCGGGGAAAAATGACCGGATGCTCTCCTTACCTTGCTCTGGAATGGAGCCATAGTGACAAAAAGCATCAGGTTACAACGCAATTGATCGGTGGATATAACCTGACAAATGCTCTTGCTGCGGCTGCTGTCGGAATTTACTTCGGTGTATCTGAAGAGAATATTTCGGAAGCATTAACCGAATATCAACCACAAAACAACCGTTCACAATTGAAGCAGACTGAGCGAAATCAGCTGATTATTGATGCCTACAATGCTAATCCATCGAGTATGCAGGCCGCTGTAACCAATTTTGGACAAATGGAAGCGGCTGCTAAAGTCCTGATTCTGGGCGATATGTTTGAGCTGGGCGAAAATAGCGCCGAAGAGCATCAGAAGGTCGTTGATCTTATTAGCCAATACAAATTTGATGTGGTGTTGTTATGCGGCGAGAATTTTGCGACATCAAAACACAATTTTAAATCCTACCTTTCTACTGCAGATTTGTTGCACTATCTTCAGGAATACCCGATTAATGAAGCAACAGTCTTGATAAAAGGCTCGCGTGGAATGAAGCTGGAGCAAACGATAGAGTGGTTGTAA
- a CDS encoding fasciclin domain-containing protein, with protein sequence MGLLLSVSLFISCKDGYFFEENEPDWLRSSIYDYLQESGKYTNYIKLIDDLKLTDVMKKTGSVTLFVADDDAFNRFYQKNGISGYNQLTLSQKKLLLNFSMINNAYLIERLSNYYDGSVLKEDAAMRSETAVSIYDSIAFDKGDNLPIGTYWDNHKAKGLYLMKDNTASPTVYFLQNQMEQALMTDEDFSIITGKTRTTGDAYIFDKKIIDRDIRCKNGYVNVLDEVLMPPANMAEYIRRNSNTRIFSLLLDRYSAPYYNESYTNEYKRLHPEFTDSIFVKHYFSTVGPVNGNATGTTYYPNNSLIGTDYQLPLDPGWNSYVRPTSGNVLESDMAAMFVPNDAAMDAYFNTGAGTILKERFGSWDNIPNNIVRLLIKRHMRTSFLESIPSRFGSMMDDENSSVPVQKADIQSSYVGVNGAVYVTNKVYPPDHYVSVYAPVLFSEKTKVFYWAIAQNDFTLYLNSLVSKYSFFVPTDDGFTKYIDPIAYNKDVPAALKFWYNTKTSSVNATVYKYNKSTGEMGDSIGIITTSSFIKDRLLDMLNSHIVVGSVETGKKYYQTKGTNILQVAGTGTNLTIRGGGDIEQGTKVSVKNIYAQTNGNTYFIDKPIQAPLKSVYKILSEQPEFSAFFALLNGFPSTSTSNIFVKKKNYSGLDFNVKFFNTFNYTVYVPTNAAIESAINSGVIIPWDSRTGIIGINDMTDATAKAAAITKLERFLRYHFQDNSVFISGNAVNGIYQSATLKLDDLTSQFGTYMNKFYRIGVSGSGDNLTISTENGGTAHVVTSNGLYNLMARDYIFNDLPANFKEITGTGTGTVFTSSSISTSSTAVIHQIDNVLNFK encoded by the coding sequence ATGGGATTACTCTTGAGCGTTTCGTTATTTATCTCCTGTAAGGACGGTTATTTCTTCGAAGAAAACGAACCGGACTGGTTACGCTCCAGCATCTATGATTATTTGCAGGAGAGTGGTAAGTACACTAATTACATTAAGCTGATTGATGACCTCAAACTAACGGATGTCATGAAAAAGACGGGAAGCGTCACTCTCTTTGTTGCAGATGATGATGCTTTCAACCGGTTTTATCAGAAAAACGGTATTTCGGGGTACAATCAGTTAACTCTGTCTCAGAAGAAACTGTTGCTCAATTTTAGCATGATCAATAATGCTTACCTGATTGAGCGATTATCCAATTATTATGATGGATCTGTCCTGAAAGAAGATGCAGCCATGCGTAGCGAGACTGCTGTCTCTATCTATGATAGTATTGCTTTTGATAAAGGCGATAATTTACCTATAGGGACTTACTGGGATAACCATAAAGCAAAAGGCTTGTATTTGATGAAAGATAACACCGCATCTCCAACGGTTTATTTTCTTCAGAATCAGATGGAACAAGCCTTGATGACAGATGAAGACTTTAGCATTATTACAGGTAAAACCCGGACTACGGGTGATGCTTACATTTTTGACAAAAAAATCATTGATCGTGATATCCGATGCAAGAATGGTTATGTGAATGTTTTGGATGAGGTTTTAATGCCGCCGGCCAACATGGCAGAATACATTCGCAGAAACAGCAATACTAGGATATTCTCTTTATTACTAGATCGTTACAGTGCACCGTATTATAATGAATCTTATACGAATGAATACAAACGTCTTCATCCGGAATTTACTGATTCGATTTTTGTAAAGCATTATTTTTCAACAGTAGGACCTGTCAATGGTAATGCCACCGGAACAACATACTATCCAAATAATTCTCTGATCGGAACCGATTACCAGTTACCGCTTGATCCGGGATGGAATAGCTATGTACGCCCTACATCCGGTAATGTGCTGGAATCAGACATGGCTGCCATGTTTGTCCCTAACGATGCTGCGATGGATGCTTATTTTAACACCGGTGCTGGAACAATCCTGAAAGAAAGATTCGGTTCATGGGATAATATACCCAATAACATTGTCCGATTGTTGATAAAACGTCACATGAGAACCTCTTTCCTCGAATCGATTCCGAGTCGTTTCGGAAGTATGATGGATGATGAGAACTCTTCTGTTCCGGTCCAAAAAGCCGATATCCAAAGTAGTTATGTAGGTGTAAATGGTGCTGTGTATGTGACTAACAAAGTTTATCCACCAGACCATTATGTTTCAGTATATGCTCCGGTATTATTCAGTGAAAAGACCAAAGTGTTTTATTGGGCGATCGCACAGAATGATTTTACGCTTTACCTGAACTCATTGGTGAGTAAGTATAGCTTTTTTGTTCCGACCGATGATGGATTTACCAAATATATTGATCCGATTGCCTATAACAAAGATGTTCCTGCTGCTTTGAAGTTCTGGTATAACACTAAGACTTCATCAGTTAATGCAACTGTGTATAAGTATAATAAATCAACCGGAGAAATGGGTGACTCTATAGGTATTATTACCACTTCATCCTTCATCAAGGACCGTCTTTTGGATATGCTGAATTCACATATTGTTGTAGGAAGTGTGGAGACCGGCAAAAAATATTATCAGACTAAAGGAACCAACATTTTACAGGTTGCAGGTACAGGAACCAACCTGACCATAAGAGGAGGTGGCGATATCGAACAAGGTACTAAAGTAAGTGTGAAGAATATTTATGCACAGACTAATGGTAACACATACTTCATAGATAAACCAATTCAGGCACCGTTGAAATCCGTATATAAGATTCTGAGTGAACAGCCGGAATTCAGTGCATTCTTTGCTCTGTTGAATGGTTTCCCATCTACATCTACTTCGAATATTTTTGTCAAAAAGAAAAACTATTCGGGACTAGACTTTAATGTGAAGTTCTTTAATACTTTTAATTATACGGTTTATGTTCCAACTAACGCAGCTATAGAAAGTGCGATAAACAGCGGGGTTATCATTCCCTGGGATTCACGTACAGGCATTATCGGTATAAATGATATGACGGATGCGACGGCAAAAGCTGCTGCGATTACCAAACTGGAACGTTTCCTTCGTTATCACTTCCAGGATAATTCTGTGTTTATCAGTGGTAATGCTGTAAATGGAATCTACCAGTCGGCAACATTGAAGTTGGATGATCTAACAAGTCAGTTTGGAACTTACATGAATAAATTCTACCGGATTGGAGTGTCGGGTAGTGGCGATAATTTGACTATTAGTACAGAAAATGGCGGTACGGCTCATGTTGTGACATCAAATGGATTGTACAATTTGATGGCAAGAGACTACATTTTCAATGATTTACCGGCCAACTTTAAAGAGATTACAGGGACAGGAACGGGTACAGTATTTACATCGTCCTCAATTTCAACCTCTTCAACAGCTGTTATTCATCAGATTGATAATGTGCTAAACTTTAAATAA
- a CDS encoding arabinan endo-1,5-alpha-L-arabinosidase produces MKKTAFILMIIACFVALHAENKLFIFRPNGSLVGNFVSTIDSIKFATNNTILQLYKNDNTVSSVTVSTIDSIKITDETTPSYTAPAYADDYSAISSWNYVFSWNLANVHDPSVARYGDYYYMYQTDASYGNATSGRGHYFGRRSKDLVNWTYCGFPMANTPPTWVKDSLNAIRARMGLAAITSPSFGYWAPCVRKVGNIFRMYYCVIVDNYIATGAQNTTANFDNSWTERAFIGMMESTNPAANQWVDKGYVISSVTDKTTYYRSSLSDWSAYFKWNAIDPTYIVTPAGEHWLIYGSWHSGIPAVKLDPTTGKPYQLNTLADYGARVARRVNSDANRWQAQEGPEVIYNPKTGYYYLFLAYDELSVAYNTRVCRSTSINGPFYGINGSNVTQGADCYPIITHPYKFNNHSGWVGISHCCAFQDTVSGQWYFSSQARLPANTNGNAYSNALMMGHIRKMMWTDDGWPVVLPERYGNVPQTTICDNDLVGNWEHITLSYTYQTQKTSTSLVLSYDYKVSGTFTGTWSFNSKTNTLTIVSTSGLFKLKVQRELDWEASPRVPTIVYTGLNSSGYALWGKKVQ; encoded by the coding sequence ATGAAGAAAACGGCTTTTATATTGATGATTATTGCGTGTTTTGTTGCTTTACATGCTGAAAACAAACTTTTTATTTTCAGACCAAACGGTTCACTCGTTGGAAACTTTGTTTCTACAATTGACAGTATCAAATTTGCCACAAACAATACCATTTTACAGCTTTATAAAAATGACAATACTGTATCTTCAGTAACAGTATCCACCATTGACAGCATAAAAATTACGGACGAAACGACACCGTCATACACGGCACCCGCTTATGCGGACGACTACTCTGCAATATCTTCCTGGAACTATGTATTTAGCTGGAACTTAGCGAATGTCCACGACCCTTCTGTGGCCAGGTACGGAGACTATTATTATATGTATCAGACTGATGCTTCTTACGGTAATGCAACCAGTGGTCGGGGACACTACTTTGGCAGACGCTCAAAAGATCTGGTAAACTGGACCTATTGTGGGTTTCCAATGGCAAACACCCCTCCTACCTGGGTTAAAGATTCACTAAACGCTATCCGGGCACGTATGGGATTAGCAGCAATCACCAGTCCTTCATTTGGTTATTGGGCTCCTTGTGTCAGAAAAGTCGGCAATATTTTCAGAATGTATTACTGCGTTATTGTTGATAATTATATCGCTACCGGAGCTCAGAATACAACGGCTAATTTTGATAATTCATGGACTGAACGCGCATTCATCGGAATGATGGAATCAACCAATCCAGCTGCAAATCAATGGGTGGACAAAGGATATGTAATCAGTTCTGTGACTGATAAAACCACCTATTATCGTTCGAGTTTGTCTGACTGGAGTGCTTATTTTAAATGGAATGCGATTGACCCAACCTACATAGTTACCCCGGCCGGAGAGCACTGGTTAATTTATGGTTCATGGCATAGTGGAATTCCGGCTGTAAAGCTTGACCCGACTACAGGTAAGCCTTATCAATTAAACACACTGGCCGACTATGGAGCAAGAGTGGCAAGACGTGTAAATAGCGACGCAAACCGTTGGCAGGCACAGGAAGGCCCGGAGGTAATTTACAATCCTAAAACCGGATATTACTATTTGTTTCTTGCTTATGATGAGTTGTCGGTTGCATACAATACCCGTGTTTGTCGTTCGACCAGTATCAACGGTCCATTTTATGGGATCAACGGATCAAACGTAACACAAGGAGCTGATTGTTATCCGATTATCACTCACCCATATAAATTCAACAACCATTCGGGCTGGGTGGGAATTTCTCACTGTTGTGCATTTCAGGACACAGTATCAGGACAGTGGTATTTCAGCTCTCAGGCCCGACTACCGGCCAATACAAATGGTAATGCTTATAGCAATGCTCTCATGATGGGACATATTCGCAAAATGATGTGGACAGATGATGGATGGCCCGTTGTACTTCCTGAACGTTACGGTAATGTACCTCAAACAACGATTTGTGACAATGATCTGGTAGGTAATTGGGAGCATATCACTTTGAGTTACACGTATCAGACACAGAAAACCTCAACATCTCTGGTACTATCGTACGACTATAAAGTGTCAGGTACATTTACCGGAACCTGGTCTTTTAACTCAAAAACAAACACCCTTACCATCGTAAGTACCAGTGGCTTATTTAAGCTAAAGGTACAACGGGAGCTTGACTGGGAAGCTTCACCCCGCGTTCCAACGATCGTTTATACGGGATTAAATTCGAGCGGATATGCGCTTTGGGGCAAGAAAGTACAATAA
- a CDS encoding T9SS type A sorting domain-containing protein: MKNKLLISGMLLLLTCPILQQVRAQNAIFIRLNNGNQNNVALNSLNKITFSSTNLFLNLTDASTSTFAISDISKITFGTSSGVSDIKDETVLSVYPNPASDFIKIKNLAGSESLITIYRIDGAIALQKTINNENQTIDISGLSNGLYLLQTSNKTLKFTKR, translated from the coding sequence ATGAAAAACAAATTACTCATTTCGGGAATGCTTTTGCTGCTAACTTGTCCAATACTTCAACAGGTCAGGGCTCAAAACGCTATTTTCATCAGGCTAAACAATGGTAATCAAAACAATGTAGCCCTGAATTCACTAAACAAAATCACATTTTCAAGTACGAATCTGTTCCTGAATCTAACGGATGCATCGACAAGTACATTTGCAATAAGCGATATCAGCAAGATCACTTTTGGAACATCTTCCGGAGTTTCAGATATAAAGGATGAAACTGTTCTTTCAGTTTATCCTAACCCGGCATCTGATTTTATCAAAATCAAGAACCTGGCTGGAAGTGAATCTCTAATCACCATATACAGAATAGATGGAGCTATTGCTCTTCAAAAAACAATAAATAACGAAAATCAAACCATAGATATCAGCGGATTATCCAACGGCTTATATCTGCTACAAACAAGCAATAAAACTTTAAAATTCACGAAACGATGA
- a CDS encoding tryptophanase — protein sequence MSEQTSPTAVKFYSGEEIPLELHKVRIVQKLHLVPIERRLHALYEGGFNTFQLNTKDVFLDMLTDSGTNAMSDNQLAAMMQADDAYAGSQSFMKLQKAVEDVLGKKFFLPVHQGRAAENILSQVYVKRGNVVPMNYHFTTAMAHITVNGGQIAELLYDEAYKIDSEHPFKGNMNLERLEELIQKEGRDNIPYIRMEASTNLIGGQPFSVQNLRDVRAIADKYRLKLILDASLLGENAYLVKQREAEFVGKSMTEIMLAMTALADIVYFSARKLSSSRGGGICTNEKSIYHELETLVPLYEGFLTYGGISVREIEAMAVGLYETLDDTMISQSPSFIKFLVYEAKKKGIPMITPPGVLGAHVDAMSFCSHIPQTEYPAGALAAAFFLISGVRGMERGSISNQRDEEGNETYADMELLRLAVPRRVFTLSQIKYVLDRLEWLYHNREMIGGLKFTYEPAVLRFFMGKLTPTSDWAEKLMAKFRVDFGDSL from the coding sequence ATGAGCGAGCAGACCTCTCCAACAGCCGTAAAATTCTACAGCGGCGAAGAAATTCCTCTTGAACTACACAAAGTACGCATTGTTCAGAAACTGCACCTTGTTCCTATTGAAAGGCGCCTTCATGCGCTTTATGAAGGTGGATTCAACACCTTTCAGCTAAATACAAAAGATGTTTTCCTTGATATGCTTACCGATAGTGGTACAAATGCAATGAGCGACAACCAACTGGCAGCGATGATGCAGGCTGATGACGCTTATGCCGGTTCGCAAAGTTTTATGAAGCTACAAAAAGCCGTTGAAGATGTGTTGGGTAAGAAGTTCTTCCTTCCCGTTCACCAGGGACGAGCTGCAGAGAATATATTGAGCCAGGTGTATGTGAAAAGGGGAAATGTGGTTCCAATGAACTATCACTTCACGACTGCAATGGCTCACATTACCGTAAATGGCGGCCAAATAGCAGAGCTTCTTTATGATGAAGCATATAAAATTGACTCGGAGCATCCATTCAAGGGAAATATGAACCTCGAGAGACTAGAAGAGTTGATTCAGAAAGAGGGTAGGGATAATATCCCGTATATCCGCATGGAAGCATCAACGAACCTGATCGGCGGTCAGCCTTTCTCTGTACAGAATCTTCGTGATGTGCGTGCTATTGCAGATAAGTACCGGCTAAAACTTATTCTGGATGCCAGCTTGTTAGGAGAGAATGCTTATTTGGTGAAACAACGCGAAGCTGAATTCGTCGGCAAGTCGATGACTGAAATTATGCTTGCGATGACAGCTTTGGCTGATATTGTCTATTTTTCAGCCCGGAAGCTCAGTTCATCACGCGGAGGAGGTATTTGTACCAATGAAAAGTCGATTTATCACGAACTTGAAACACTGGTGCCTTTATATGAAGGATTCCTCACTTACGGAGGTATTTCTGTTCGGGAAATTGAAGCGATGGCAGTTGGCCTTTATGAGACGCTTGATGATACCATGATTTCACAAAGCCCATCTTTTATCAAGTTCCTGGTATATGAAGCTAAGAAAAAAGGTATTCCAATGATCACACCTCCCGGAGTGTTGGGTGCTCACGTCGATGCGATGAGCTTCTGTTCCCACATTCCCCAGACAGAATATCCGGCAGGAGCCCTGGCGGCGGCATTCTTCCTGATTTCCGGAGTGCGGGGCATGGAGCGCGGTTCTATTTCCAACCAACGGGATGAAGAGGGTAATGAGACTTATGCCGATATGGAATTGCTTCGTTTGGCTGTCCCGCGTCGTGTATTTACCTTATCACAAATCAAATATGTGCTTGATCGCCTGGAATGGCTGTATCACAACCGGGAAATGATTGGCGGCCTGAAATTTACCTATGAACCGGCAGTGCTTCGTTTCTTTATGGGGAAACTCACTCCGACCAGCGATTGGGCAGAGAAGCTTATGGCTAAGTTCCGTGTTGATTTTGGTGATAGTTTATGA
- a CDS encoding LamG-like jellyroll fold domain-containing protein, whose product MKKKNYFLKVKEIGKFCLLTAALVTSSSLYAQDVTTGLQLYYSFDNVSGGSVPDDSGKGLIGSEMGSPTVVAGNNGNALYFATQSDYVQLPNDITTSLTDFTIATWVNVDKLQWWPRIFDFGTGTTNYMFLSQVGSGYLRFAIRTATVNEQQINSTTAITTGTWAHVAVTVQGNTGTMYINGVAVGTNTNMTLTPSSLGSTTQNYIAKSQFNDPALVGSVDEFRIYNRALTNSDIVALTGLDELKKQQSALDLGTISAVSSNLTLPTTMGTKGVTVKWATSNASMIDTFGVLVSRPDKYDTPVLLTATLSQTLGGKVYTLTKQFTATVSALNPVATSELLANWDFASGNITLDGDTIKVTDASGTGLVGKLMDVARIRTIGNTTKYNVLDLGNNQGYFDMGSQIGEAVYSLSDFTIGGYFRMDSTYTGNADWGNNLFSFSNTENDLSDPKGTMYACLGKTNYAITSGAWNSGGETYLNPYKTPTTGTWHHYAYTQNGSVGTIYFDGAVVTSGSVAAYPFNTLRIDGVKGTRFNWIGRPPYGAPDSYLRKTLVYGLQMYNVALTANDMINTLMVPDTIAALNKAYTENSNNQPTEINTEMNNLSLGDLSAVKSNLTLPTKGTLDPTIMISWKSSCPQIISNTGVVTRPDFYNFHVTLTATLTKGYQRVTKSFPATVVVKDGTQFASNLLVNYDFSQVSDSVVTDVAEKHFTGKVKNVAKIHTIGNTGKQFNVVDLGNSTGYFDMGTDMGKVIYHLNDYTMGAYFRIDDSYSEINSWGNLLWNFSNSTNAVNDPKGTMYAGLKNQNVQITGTWYGDGEQGVSFGANASKGTWNYFAYTQKDTIGTIYINGTPIASGTVKNTPAKVMPKDGFVGTICNWMGRPIYGADVYLRNTLVYGFHLYSSALSETEIAAKANLVTDLNEAYIANPGTSAVTKVSIENIRVITEQGMIRISGLTESDKVSVYDIMGRKVTVKNAETITVTPGMYIVKINDIVRKVIVK is encoded by the coding sequence ATGAAAAAAAAGAATTACTTTTTGAAAGTAAAAGAGATTGGGAAATTCTGTCTCTTAACGGCAGCGTTAGTTACCTCTTCCTCACTGTATGCTCAGGATGTGACCACCGGGCTGCAATTGTATTACTCGTTTGATAATGTATCCGGAGGTTCAGTCCCTGATGATTCTGGAAAAGGTTTGATCGGATCAGAGATGGGATCACCTACAGTCGTAGCCGGAAATAACGGAAATGCATTGTATTTTGCCACTCAGTCTGATTATGTACAGTTGCCGAACGATATCACAACGTCATTGACTGATTTTACAATAGCAACCTGGGTAAACGTGGATAAGCTGCAATGGTGGCCACGCATTTTTGATTTTGGAACAGGAACAACCAATTACATGTTTCTTTCTCAGGTTGGAAGTGGGTATCTTCGCTTTGCAATAAGAACAGCTACTGTAAATGAACAACAAATCAATAGTACTACTGCAATTACTACCGGAACATGGGCACATGTTGCAGTAACCGTACAAGGAAATACGGGTACTATGTATATTAATGGTGTAGCTGTTGGTACCAATACCAACATGACTCTGACTCCGTCTTCTTTGGGATCAACCACACAGAACTATATTGCAAAATCTCAGTTTAACGATCCTGCACTTGTCGGTAGTGTGGATGAATTCCGCATTTATAACAGAGCATTAACCAATTCAGATATTGTTGCGCTCACTGGTCTTGATGAATTAAAAAAGCAACAGTCAGCTCTGGATCTGGGAACTATTTCAGCCGTTAGCTCTAATCTTACCCTGCCTACAACAATGGGAACTAAAGGGGTTACAGTAAAATGGGCTACTTCAAATGCTTCAATGATTGATACATTTGGAGTACTGGTGTCTCGTCCCGATAAATACGATACTCCGGTTCTTCTGACTGCGACTTTATCTCAAACACTGGGAGGTAAGGTTTATACTTTGACCAAACAATTTACAGCAACAGTCTCTGCCCTGAACCCTGTAGCAACATCTGAATTGTTGGCTAACTGGGATTTTGCATCAGGAAACATTACATTGGATGGTGATACGATTAAAGTGACGGATGCTTCCGGAACCGGTTTGGTTGGGAAACTGATGGATGTGGCACGAATCAGAACCATTGGTAATACAACGAAATATAATGTGCTCGATCTGGGAAACAATCAGGGATACTTCGATATGGGCAGTCAGATTGGAGAGGCAGTATATTCCTTAAGTGATTTCACGATAGGAGGATATTTCCGTATGGACTCCACTTATACCGGTAATGCTGACTGGGGAAATAACTTATTTAGTTTTTCTAATACTGAAAATGACTTGAGTGATCCCAAAGGAACCATGTATGCTTGTCTTGGAAAAACGAATTACGCGATTACCTCCGGGGCATGGAATAGTGGAGGTGAAACATATCTTAATCCTTATAAAACTCCGACGACAGGAACATGGCATCACTATGCCTATACCCAAAACGGATCAGTCGGCACTATCTATTTTGATGGTGCGGTGGTAACATCAGGGTCTGTAGCAGCATATCCTTTCAATACTTTGCGAATCGATGGTGTAAAAGGTACACGTTTTAACTGGATTGGTCGTCCTCCTTATGGAGCTCCGGATTCTTATTTACGTAAAACTCTCGTTTACGGTCTGCAAATGTATAATGTAGCTTTGACAGCAAATGACATGATTAATACTTTAATGGTTCCGGATACAATTGCAGCTTTGAACAAAGCATATACCGAAAATTCAAATAACCAGCCGACAGAGATTAATACTGAAATGAATAATCTGAGCCTTGGTGATCTGAGCGCAGTGAAATCCAATCTTACCTTACCAACTAAAGGTACACTTGATCCGACTATTATGATTTCGTGGAAATCAAGTTGTCCTCAGATTATCAGCAATACCGGTGTAGTAACCCGTCCTGACTTCTATAATTTCCATGTTACTTTAACAGCTACTTTGACAAAAGGTTATCAAAGAGTGACCAAGTCATTTCCTGCAACTGTAGTCGTAAAAGATGGAACCCAATTTGCCAGCAATTTATTGGTTAATTATGATTTCTCCCAGGTAAGCGATTCTGTTGTGACAGATGTTGCTGAAAAACACTTTACAGGTAAAGTGAAAAATGTGGCTAAAATCCACACTATCGGAAACACAGGCAAACAGTTCAATGTTGTTGATCTGGGTAACAGTACCGGTTACTTTGATATGGGTACTGATATGGGAAAAGTTATTTACCATCTGAATGATTATACCATGGGAGCTTATTTCCGTATTGACGATTCTTATTCAGAAATCAATAGCTGGGGTAACCTGTTGTGGAACTTCTCTAACTCTACAAATGCGGTTAATGATCCCAAAGGAACCATGTATGCAGGTTTGAAGAACCAAAACGTTCAGATTACCGGTACCTGGTATGGAGATGGAGAACAGGGGGTTAGCTTTGGTGCAAATGCCTCAAAAGGAACCTGGAATTACTTTGCATATACTCAGAAAGATACTATCGGAACCATCTATATTAACGGTACTCCGATTGCTTCCGGAACTGTGAAGAATACTCCGGCTAAAGTAATGCCAAAAGATGGATTCGTAGGTACAATCTGTAACTGGATGGGTCGTCCGATTTATGGCGCTGATGTTTATCTCCGTAATACATTAGTATATGGATTCCATTTATATAGCTCTGCATTAAGCGAAACTGAGATTGCAGCAAAAGCCAATCTGGTAACAGATCTTAATGAAGCTTACATTGCTAATCCGGGAACATCAGCTGTAACTAAGGTTTCAATCGAAAACATTCGTGTCATAACCGAACAAGGTATGATTCGTATCAGTGGATTGACAGAAAGTGACAAAGTATCGGTATATGATATTATGGGCCGTAAAGTCACAGTGAAAAATGCAGAAACAATTACAGTAACACCGGGCATGTATATTGTGAAAATCAATGATATTGTTCGCAAGGTAATTGTGAAATAA